In the Paramisgurnus dabryanus chromosome 5, PD_genome_1.1, whole genome shotgun sequence genome, one interval contains:
- the LOC135748756 gene encoding C-X-C motif chemokine 11-6-like, with protein sequence MKTVAALVFLACLVAVGVNGQDRSSRGRCFCVDKGVNMVLVKNIEKVEIIPPSPSCAKQEIIVTLKNDTGRKCMNPESKFTKNIIKSLAKRSQQ encoded by the exons ATGAAGACTGTTGCAGCTTTAGTTTTTCTGGCCTGTCTGGTGGCTGTAGGTGTGAATG GGCAGGACAGGTCTTCCAGGGGCAGATGTTTCTGTGTTGATAAAGGAGTAAATATGGTTTTAGTAAAGAACATTGAGAAGGTGGAAATCATACCTCCAAGTCCATCTTGTGCAAAACAGGAGATTAT TGTTACTCTAAAAAATGACACAGGACGAAAATGCATGAATCCAGAGTCTAAATTCACTAAAAATATCATCAAGTCTCTTGCAAAACG GAGCCAACAGTag